In Eriocheir sinensis breed Jianghai 21 chromosome 29, ASM2467909v1, whole genome shotgun sequence, a single genomic region encodes these proteins:
- the LOC127005186 gene encoding uncharacterized protein LOC127005186, translating into MSVEGWKAVREQVELIATEVVKQQRTRDVIYGLHQKGLLTEAQVAQLKSLNTKTEQVRRLVYELVTASCIGGDDGSSGRNLSVFLEILEEQGMGKLVRHLDPSGAHSPLGPGEDICTFPNLKFTPYHHQQPQEWTGGAEGTNFPFDQLPTLPKPGQDITNNNRNNNGLTANNNEDETTDITDTTTIGAALPDTPTITATLPDTPTSLPPSPRGPLEIHVVPSREIGGKQYRPNEVYKNESEPRGLVFLANYKDFNDQQHETRGGSEIDVKNLMLLFAQMGYRTSTHINMTKWETIQELRKFRSSEELERVDSCVVVFMSHGRDDTSFFTSDNQHLTVHNIVEDFNNRHCPTLKGKPKIFIFQFCRGTGPDIGVDAAPRLVANSGLNAETDSSSFGEVLRDPTFTDMYIVYSTVRGFVSFRHPERGSWLVEAICEVFMKDACNTELETLMKKVSRRVRMNFSQEGNKQACEFVQRAFDRHFFFNPRNLKNMASLNLRSLGEALPQFPHRARRRNPLVSTRPLTPESVGHGGARSRHSSGGSTCSEKLSENLDVLDHTQPDTQAIHPRIRSLSASNRRLSVPEPAALISSMTHGHSFNELNSEGTSPDPSEAGELREFGGWASTERLSPSPWEGPQRWGSNNFMGGACGGGSSERFPDTIMKEESPKEPLQQSFPLVHSQSALETNRASELGGLLGEGTEEKTGEMMRSSFKRQLSVPSNKETLQKVNDVRRYLEIHDSDSNLIQPLQRIESFINKKKNEGKRRRKGEDASSLEY; encoded by the exons ATGAGTGTGGAGGGGTGGAAAGCTGTGAGGGAGCAGGTGGAGTTAATAGCAACGGAGGTGGTGAAGCAGCAACGCACAAGGGATGTGATCTACGGTCTCCACCAGAAGGGGCTGCTTACTGAGGCTCAAGTGGCCCAGCTGAAG AGTTTGAACACAAAGACGGAGCAAGTGAGGCGACTGGTGTATGAGTTGGTGACGGCCAGCTGTATTGGTGGCGATGACGGCAGCAGTGGCAGGAACTTGAGTGTCTTCCTGGAGATTCTGGAGGAGCAGGGGATGGGCAAGCTGGTGAGGCACCTGGACCCCAGTGGCGCACACTCCCCCCTCGGCCCTGG TGAAGACATCTGTACCTTCCCAAACCTGAAGttcactccctaccaccaccagcagcccCAGGAGTGGACAGGGGGGGCAGAGGGCACAAACTTTCCCTTCGACCAGCTACCAACCCTCCCTAAACCAGGCCAGGACATCactaacaacaacagaaacaacaacggACTCACTGCCAACAACAATGAAGATGAAACAACGGATATAACTGACACCACTACCATTGGTGCTGCCCTCCCAGACACCCCTACCATCACTGCTACCCTCCCAGACACCCCTAcgtcccttcctccatcacccaGAGGCCCCCTGGAAATCCACGTTGTCCCCTCGCGAGAGATTGGCGGCAAGCAGTACAGACCAAACGAG GTCTACAAGAATGAGTCCGAGCCCCGCGGCCTTGTCTTCCTGGCCAACTATAAGGATTTCAATGACCAGCAGCATGAAACTCGGGGAGGGTCAGAGATTGACGTAAAGAATCTCATGCTCCTCTTCGCCCAGATGGGCTACAGGACATCCACACACATCAACATGACCAAATGG GAAACCATACAGGAGCTAAGGAAATTCCGTAGCTCGGAGGAGCTTGAGAGAGTGGACTCCTGCGTTGTGGTGTTCATGAGCCATGGCCGAGATGacacctccttcttcacctccgatAACCAGCACCTTACCGTACATAACATCGTTGAGGACTTCAATAACCGGCATTGTCCGACCCTCAAGGGAAAGCCTAAGATATTCATTTTTCAGTTctgcag GGGCACTGGACCTGACATTGGGGTTGATGCTGCCCCGCGCCTGGTGGCCAACTCTGGACTGAATGCAGAGACAGACTCTTCCAGTTTTGGGGAGGTGCTGAGGGACCCAACCTTCACTGACATGTACATTGTCTACTCAACTGTCAGAG GTTTTGTGTCGTTCCGTCACCCCGAACGTGGCTCCTGGCTGGTCGAGGCCATCTGTGAGGTGTTCATGAAGGATGCCTGCAACACAGAGCTAGAGACCCTCATGAagaag gttTCCAGGCGCGTCCGTATGAACTTCAGCCAGGAAGGGAACAAACAGGCTTGTGAGTTTGTCCAGAGAGCATTTGATCGCCACTTCTTCTTCAACCCACGGAACCTGAAAAATAT GGCATCTCTCAATCTCAGATCACTGGGTGAGGCGCTACCACAATTCCCACACAGAGCCCGCCGAAGGAATCCTCTTGTTTCTACCCGCCCACTTACCCCAGAATCTGTGGGGCATGGTGGGGCACGAAGCAGGCACTCTAGTGGTGGAAGCACCTGCTCTGAGAAGTTGTCAGAAAATTTGGACGTGCTGGACCACACCCAGCCTGACACCCAGGCCATCCACCCCCGCATCAGGAGCCTCAGTGCCTCTAATCGGAGGTTGTCAGTGCCCGAGCCAGCTGCCCTGATCTCCAGCATGACCCATGGCCACAGCTTCAATGAACTAAACTCTGAAGGTACCTCACCTGATCCATCTGAGGCTGGGGAGCTGAGAGAGTTTGGTGGCTGGGCCAG CACTGAGAGGCTGTCACCATCACCATGGGAGGGCCCGCAGAGGTGGGGAAGCAATAACTTCATGGGCGGAGCGTGTGGGGGTGGGTCTTCTGAGCGTTTTCCTGACACCATAATGAAGGAGGAATCCCCCAAGGAGCCACTGCAGCAGAGCTTTCCACTGGTACACTCCCAGTCAGCACTAGAGACCAACCGTGCCTCAGAGCTGGGGGGACTCCTAGGGGAAGGGACAGAGGAGAAGACTGGCGAGATGATGCGAAGCTCCTTCAAGAGGCAGCTGTCGGTGCCAAGCAACAAGGAAACTCTTCAGAAGGTTAATGATGTGCGCCGCTACCTCGAG ATTCATGACTCGGACTCAAACCTGATCCAGCCACTGCAGCGCATCGAGAGCTTCatcaacaagaaaaagaatgagggcaAGCgcaggagaaaaggggaggatgcCAGTAGTCTAGAGTATTAA